The Acidobacteriota bacterium nucleotide sequence TCTTCGAGGATCTCCCAGGAGTCCAGGCACCCCTGGGTGACGATCTTCTCCCCCGTGGGAATGCCGTTGTCCCCCCCGCCCACCAGGCAGAGGTGGAAGACCACGGGGCTCCCTTTCCGAAGGTGGTCCGGCAGGTCGGCCTTCTTGGTGAAGCGGTGGACCCCCGCCACGGCGTAGAACGGCTCGCTGGGGATGGCCTTTTCCTGGCCGTCCGACGCCTGGACCAGCCGGCGCGACGTCACGTAGAAAACCCGGTGCCCCGCCGAGCGCCGCTCGACGACGTTCCAGACCCGGAAGGCCGTCGGGCTGAGCTCGTACTCGTTGCAGACGGCGGGGAAATCCTCGCCGTACTTGAACTCGGACGGCGTCATCCGGAGGCGGATCTTCCCGAACTCCTCCGGGATTGGAACGGCGGGCGCCGTCGTCGACTGGCACCCTTTCCGGTACGCGAGGACGGCGCCGCCGAAGAGCAGCCCGCCGACCCCCGACCAGAAGGTCAGGGGCTTCCAGTTCTTTCTGAGGTAGTCCTTCATGCGGAACTCCTTTAAAGGTGTTTAGCTTGTAGGGGTTTAGGGGTTTAAGGCCCGGGGGGCGACGGCGCTTCGGGGGGGAGTCGGTTGGCTGCCCTCCGGGGACCCGAATCCCCCGCCTTCTCAAAGACCCTCCCTAAACCCCTGAACCCCTACCGCCCAACCCGCTAATGCGTGACCATCCCCGAACGCGTGAAGAAGCTCTCCGGCTCCGTACCCGTTCGCTCCAGGATGGTCGCCTTCAGGGAGAGGATTCCCCCCTCCGTTTCGTCCATGGTGATCTTCTCTACGCGGTGCATGGGGAAGAAGGTGGTGGTGAAGGCGGGCGGCGGATCGCCCTGCCTGAACCCGAAATTCAGCCACTCTTCGAGGTTTCGCAAACCGGTGCCGGACATCCACACCCCCGCGGGGGTGCTGTCGTGCAGGACGCCCCAGTACTTCTCCCGGGGGTTCTGCAGGTAGATGATCACGAAGACCAATCGGGGTTTGGACGCTTCTTCCACGGGGTCGCTCCTTGTCAGACCTGGAGGTTGAACAGGGCGTCGTTGAGACAGCGGACCTCCTCCCGGGATCCCGCCTCGGCGTAGTACCGCAACACCGCGTCGGTCCCCGAGGCCCGGAGCTGGAACCACGCGCCCTCGAACTCGATCAGGGTCCCGTCGCCGGCCCAGTAGGCGTCGGTCACGGGGGGAAACACGAAGGCCCCGGTGTGACGGGACTGGAGTTCGGCGGTGACCTCCCCGGCCTTCAGGGCGCCCGCGGCGAGCCGGTCCGCGAGGCCGCGGAAGAACCCGACGGTGGCGTCCTTCCGGCGGTTCCCCTCCTCCATGGCCTGCCGTCGGGCGTCACCCTTGAGGGCCTCGTCGAAGAGGGTGACGTCCCGGCGCTCGTAGAACCGGTGGCGGATGTCGTACCGGTCGAGGCGCTCCAGGTAGTACTCCGCGAAGCTCTTCCCCTCGCGGAAGAGGTCCGCCGCCAGGGCGAGGGCGGTCAGGCCGACCTGGAAGCCGTCCTTTTCCTTGAGGGCCAGCATCCGGCGGTTCCCGCCGCGGCTGACCAGCATCTCCTCGCCGCCCATGGCGGCTCCCCCGCTCTCCTCGGCCATGAGCAGGACCCGGGTCCCCCGGGGGAAGCGGTGCGTCCGGCCGCGAACGTCCGTGAGGGTCAGTTCCGCGGCGCCGGAAAGCTCCTGGGCTTCCAGTTCGGCGCAGGCGTTGCCGAAGTGCTTGAACCCGACCGGCGTGCGGAAGACGGGGATCGTAAGGCGCTCGGCCAGCTCCCCGATGGACCGGCTCGTGGGATAGGTCTCCATGACCAGCCACGGCCGGCCTTCGGCCCCTTCCCGGGCGGCGCCCCGCTCCAGGCGCCAGGCCAGGAGCATGAAGTAGATCTGGTTGGGCTTGAAGTAAACCAGGATGCGCTCCCCGTCGCCGGGGTCCGTCTCCAGGCCGTTCATCCGTGCCCGTCCCTCCAGTGCGGCCGGCGCCGTCGTCACCATGTTGAAGCGATCGCCGTCCGGGTCCCAGATGAAAAAGACGTGGGAAGCCCCGGAGAGCAGGACTTCCCGGGCGCCCACGTTCTTGTAGATCTGCCACTTCCCGGGATCGACGCCGTGGTTGACGCCGTCCACGATCCCGATGCCGTGGTAGCGGCTGTCCTGCTCGAAGTGGGTGTAGCGGACCACGCCGTTTTCCCCGGTCGGGATCCCGAGCATCTCGAAAAGTTTGCGCGAGTTCCGCCCCATGGACCCGCCCTCGGGGCACACGGTCAGGCGAAAGCCCGTCGCCCCGGCCTCACGGACGGCGGCGAGCCCCTCCTCGCCGAGCAGGGTCCCGAGGGAGCGCGCGTAGGCGTCCATCACGCGGAAGTCTCTCCGGATGAGCGGGGACGTCGAGGGGGCCAGTGGGATGACCACCCGCTCTCCGGCCCCGGCCCGGGCGACGATCTCCCGGACGCCCCGCTCGATTTCGGCGGCCTGGTCCAGGAGTTGCATCCCGTTGCGGTCCATAGGCTTGCGACCACCCTTGAAGAACTGGGAGTGAGAGGACGTGAAGTTCTCACCCCCGGCCAGTTCCTCGTAGAACACCCCGAAGGACGACAACCAGATGGGGGTGGTGGGGATGGGGCCGTCCGCGTCCTCCTCCCCGGCAAGGCGGCAGGCGATGCCCTTGGCGGCGAGAATCCGGGCCGCCAGGTCGATGAACTCGGGGGTCCAGGCCCGGGACTCGCCGCCGAGGTGGAGCGTGTCGCCGGCCCGGTAGAGCCTCGACTCCGCCTCGGTGATGACGGCCATGGTGAGGGGGTTGAAGGGGACGTCCAGGTCGAAGAGGTCGTCGGGGTTCTCCAGGTCGCGGTACCCCGCGGTCCCGAGGGCGAACTGCCGCGCCCACTCCGCAAGGCCGTGCCGTTCCACGGTCCCGGCGTCGAGGACGATCTCTTCCGCGTGGTCGGCAAAAGGTTCGAAGATCCGGTTCGTGCTCATGGTCTGCTCCAGCGGCGGTTTGTGCAATCGCCCGGGGGCCCGCGGGGCGGCCCAGGGCCCCGGCGTCCCCCGGTGTGGCGCGAGGGTCAGGCGGTTTCGGCCGGCGGCGGCCCGATCAACCCGTCCAGGAGGGTCTCCACCTCGGCCGGGGTCAGCCCCTTGACCGCGGCGATCTCGGAGATGACCAACACCCGGACCTTGTCGTACATGCGTTTCTCGCGGAAGGACAGGGGCTTGTTCCGGGCCAGGATCGTCAGCATCTGGAGGACCTGGATGGCCTCCTCCAGGCGCCCGCTCTTGAGGCGCTCGGTGTTGTCCTTGTAACGGGTCTTCCAGTCCCGGACCGGGTCGATGACCCCGAGGGGCCGCGACTTGACCCGCGAGAGGACGCGCTCCACCTCCAGGGCGGGGGTCGGCTTGCGCAACCCGATGGACACGGCGTTGTCCAGGGGCACCATCACCCGGGAACCGAACTCCTGGAGGAGGATGTGGTAGACCTCCACCTCGTGTCCCGCCACGTGGCGAACCCCGATCTCCTCAACGACGCCCAGCCCCTGGTTGGGGTACACGACGGTGTCACCGACATTGAACAGATTCATCACCCGCCTCCCTCGACGGTGCTCCGCCCCGCAGGGCGGACCTTCCGGGCCGTCCGGCCCGGGTTCTCACTGAAAGACCTGGTAATCGATTTCCTGGAAGATGGAGTCCCGGTGCTCCATCTCCGCCAGGGCGGTCTCGTCGACGCGGTCCTCGAGGATCTGCCCGTAGAGCGCGTTGAACCGGTGGATGTGGTCCTTGAACCGCTTGACGGCGTAAGGGACCGTCGTGCCGGTGGTCATGATGAAGGCCCAGTCGCTGCTCTGGGCCAGCAGGAGTTCCCGGGCCGCCTGGTTGAGGGCCCGGCGCAGGAGGCCTTCCGCCCCGTGACAGCGGTGGGCCAGGTCCACCATCCGGTTCTCGGCCATGTGCTGGTGCCGGTAGATCCACTCGTTCTTCCCGTTGAGCCAGATGCCGCTGTAACCTTCCGCGCCCCAGCTGGAGAGCGTCGGCTGCTGGTTCTGGAGGTCGGGGTGCATCTCCAGGTACTCGGAGGCAGTCACGAGCCGGAGGGCCTCCTGGTCGAACACCAGCTTGCGCACCAGGTATTCCAGGAACATGGGCCCCTCGAACCACCAGTGCCCGAACAGCTCCGCGTCGAACGGCGTGGTGACGAGCGGTGGACGGCCGCCCAGCATCCCGGCGACCCGGCGCACCTGAGCGGTCCGCTTGTCGATGAAGTCGTGGGCGTGCAGGGCCGCCTTCTCGAGGCCCTCGGCGGGGACGTAGAGTTCCTTGTGCCCCAGGCTCACCGGGCCGGTGACGCGGTGGTACTTGATGCCCACGTTCCGCCGGACCCCGTCGGGGTGCAGGTAGGGGCGAATGTACCCGTAGTCCGCGTCGAAGCCGAGGTCCCGGTAGAACTCCCGGTAGGACCACTCGCCGGGGTAGCCGCGCTGGGCGCTCCAGACCTCCTCGCTGGCCTCCGGGTCCCGGGGGAAGGACGCGACGCCCGAGGGGCAGCGCACCGGGGCGTAGATGCCGTGAAGGGGCCGGGGGTGGCCAAAGAGGACCCCGTGGGTGTCCTGGAAGAAGTACCGTATCCCGTTGCGGGCCAGCAGGTGGTCGTCTCCCGGCTGGTAGCCACACTCGGCCAGCCAGATCCCGCGGGGGGGGCGCCCGAAGTGCTTGACGTAGTTGGCGACCGCCACGCGGACCTGGCTCTCCCGGCACTTGGGGTTCAGGATGGTGGGCAGGAAGGCGTGGGTGGCGGTGCAGGTCAGGATCTCCAGCACGCCGGAGTCCTGGAGCCCCCGGAGGGCGGTGACGAGGTTCCGGTCGTACCGCTCGAAGAGGTCCCTGGCCTTCCGGAAATGGTCCAGGTACATCCGCGCCGCGTCCTGCATGTTCTCGACGCCCCTCGTGCGTTCCGTCTCCTTCTCCGCCAGCTCCACCAGCCGGTTGATCCGCCGGAGGTAGCGTTCCTGGAGCAGCGGGTCCGCCAGCATTTCGGCCAGGGGCGGCGAGATGCTCAGGGTGAACCGGAAGGGGATGTTCTCGCCCCGCAGGCGGTCGAACATGTCGATGAGGGGAATGTAGGTCTCGCTGACGGCCTCGAAGAACCAGTCCTCCTCCAGGAACTCCTCGTGTTCCGGGTGCCGGACGAAGGGGAGGTGGGCATGGAGCACCAGGTTCAGGTAAGCTTCGGTCATGTCGACCTCCCGTCTTCCGGGTCCCAGGGGAGGAGGTGGAGCCGCCCCGTGCCGGAGGACACCCGGGGCAGGTGAAAGGCCAGCGACCCGGCGTCGGTGCGGACGTGGCCCCGCAGGAGTTCCTCGAGCGCCTCGGCGGTCAGGCCGGGGCCTTCCAGGATCGGCGCGTGGAGGAAGGCGGGGAAGTACCGCTCGAGCACGAACTCCACGAAGATGGAGTACGGCACCCGGAACTGCAGACGCCGGATCACCTCCCGGAGCCAGTCCGGCAGGTAGCGCAACAGGAACTCGGGGACGGTGAAGACCTTGTCGAAGCGCTCGCACTGCTGGAGCATCTCGAGGAAATCGTGGTCCACGGGGTCGGCGCCCGAGAAGGAGAGCAGCTTCAGGTAGCGCACGTTCTCCTCGTTGAGCAGGTCCGTGGACTCCAGGGGCCAGGAGACCGTGTCCCGCGGGGTGGTCACCTCGTTGGAGGAGAGGAGCGTTTCCATCCGGCCGTCGGGGTAGCGGACCTCCAGGGTCGTCCGGTACATCTTCCCGGGACGGACGTGCAGCCACCACTCCCGCGCCGCCCCGACGGAGAGGGGGATCTTGGAGACATCGTGGAGGTCGTGCAGCAGGAGGACGAGGTGGTTCCGGCGGTCCACCGGGGCGCCGGGGGGGAAGAAGCGTTCGTTCAGGAAGTCGGAGAGTTCCCAGTAGGCGTAGAGCCGGTAAGGGTCCTGCACCATGAGCCGGAGGTAGTTCTGGTGGTACAGGTCGGGGATGGGGAGGCCCCAGTCCAGGAAGAGGCCGCCGTCCCGCTGCGCGGGCTCGGCCAAAACCCCTTGCGGCTCCGGGGTTTCCGCCGCCGGGACGTGCTGGACGCGCGTCTCGGTGGGGAGCTTGTCGGGGGTGAACCTCACCCAGGAAGCGTACGTGGTCATTCGGGGTCACTCCATAATCCGGCCCGCCGGGAGGCCTCCCTCCGCGCCCGGGGCTTCGGGCTCACCACCCGGGGCTACCGCGGCGCCCGCCCGGAAAAGTCGAAGGGCTCTTCACGGTACTGGGCGGGCGGGGCGAAGCGGTCGGCCGGGATCGCGCTCTTCGGGTCCACCTTCACCAGTTCGGTGACCGTCCGGCTCCGGGCGCCCATGACGTTCACCCGGGTCTCCGTCCGGACGGGGAACAGGTTCCCCAGGGCCCGGAGCTTCTCGTTCATCTCGCTGAGCGCCGGGGAGAAGGCGGCGGCCCGCGCCGTCATCTCGTAGTAGCGCGCGGCGGGAACGGGGACCCCGGTCGAGCACCAGTGCGTGATCTCCGCGTCCAGGTACCCCGTGGTCCGGACCAGGACCTTTTCGCAGGCGTAGGCCCCCACCTTGGCGGTCTCGCCCGTCCGGCTCACGGTGGTCTGGAAGCGGAGGTTGTTGAACACCCGGGCCGCCTCGGGGGGAAACTGCAGGGGAAGCGTGGAGGCGGACCACGTCCGCTTCACGTGGTTGACGAAGTAGATGCGCCCCTGGTCCAGGCGGACGATCACCATCGACACGCCCGGCTGCTCCACCGCCATCTTGTCGTCTTCCAGCCAGGTGAGTTGGGCGGTGTCCCGCGCCGGGTGGGTCTTTCCGCCCACGGTGAGGCTGTCCGTGCGGACCCGGTGCTCGAGGAAGACCCCGCCGGGCGCTGCCTGGGCCAGCGCGGCGAGGCACAAACCGGTCAACAGCAGTCTTGAACTTCTCATAACACGCTCCCGAAGAGATCGGCGTCCGCTCAAAAGGCCATGAAAACGCCAATTACTATTCTAACAGATGCCCCGGTGCATTTTCCACGAAGAACGTGCCTTGAATTCTGCGTGTCTGCCCTGTTCACTCGGGATAAAAATGAGACCTGAGTTCCTCTCTTCGGGGATGAATTGGGAGGCTTGTCGAAAAATCGCCCTCAGTGTGCCTGTATCGAGTTCCTTGTGGATCGGAATCGTCAGGACCTGCTTCTGTCCGCGGGCACTGATCCGCCGCAGGTTGACATGGCTGCCCACCTGAGCTTGTACGGTGAATCCA carries:
- a CDS encoding CarD family transcriptional regulator; protein product: MNLFNVGDTVVYPNQGLGVVEEIGVRHVAGHEVEVYHILLQEFGSRVMVPLDNAVSIGLRKPTPALEVERVLSRVKSRPLGVIDPVRDWKTRYKDNTERLKSGRLEEAIQVLQMLTILARNKPLSFREKRMYDKVRVLVISEIAAVKGLTPAEVETLLDGLIGPPPAETA
- a CDS encoding DUF1957 domain-containing protein; the protein is MTEAYLNLVLHAHLPFVRHPEHEEFLEEDWFFEAVSETYIPLIDMFDRLRGENIPFRFTLSISPPLAEMLADPLLQERYLRRINRLVELAEKETERTRGVENMQDAARMYLDHFRKARDLFERYDRNLVTALRGLQDSGVLEILTCTATHAFLPTILNPKCRESQVRVAVANYVKHFGRPPRGIWLAECGYQPGDDHLLARNGIRYFFQDTHGVLFGHPRPLHGIYAPVRCPSGVASFPRDPEASEEVWSAQRGYPGEWSYREFYRDLGFDADYGYIRPYLHPDGVRRNVGIKYHRVTGPVSLGHKELYVPAEGLEKAALHAHDFIDKRTAQVRRVAGMLGGRPPLVTTPFDAELFGHWWFEGPMFLEYLVRKLVFDQEALRLVTASEYLEMHPDLQNQQPTLSSWGAEGYSGIWLNGKNEWIYRHQHMAENRMVDLAHRCHGAEGLLRRALNQAARELLLAQSSDWAFIMTTGTTVPYAVKRFKDHIHRFNALYGQILEDRVDETALAEMEHRDSIFQEIDYQVFQ
- a CDS encoding DUF4912 domain-containing protein, which translates into the protein MTTYASWVRFTPDKLPTETRVQHVPAAETPEPQGVLAEPAQRDGGLFLDWGLPIPDLYHQNYLRLMVQDPYRLYAYWELSDFLNERFFPPGAPVDRRNHLVLLLHDLHDVSKIPLSVGAAREWWLHVRPGKMYRTTLEVRYPDGRMETLLSSNEVTTPRDTVSWPLESTDLLNEENVRYLKLLSFSGADPVDHDFLEMLQQCERFDKVFTVPEFLLRYLPDWLREVIRRLQFRVPYSIFVEFVLERYFPAFLHAPILEGPGLTAEALEELLRGHVRTDAGSLAFHLPRVSSGTGRLHLLPWDPEDGRST
- a CDS encoding DUF4412 domain-containing protein, whose protein sequence is MRSSRLLLTGLCLAALAQAAPGGVFLEHRVRTDSLTVGGKTHPARDTAQLTWLEDDKMAVEQPGVSMVIVRLDQGRIYFVNHVKRTWSASTLPLQFPPEAARVFNNLRFQTTVSRTGETAKVGAYACEKVLVRTTGYLDAEITHWCSTGVPVPAARYYEMTARAAAFSPALSEMNEKLRALGNLFPVRTETRVNVMGARSRTVTELVKVDPKSAIPADRFAPPAQYREEPFDFSGRAPR
- a CDS encoding type II toxin-antitoxin system HicA family toxin, with translation MWYNHCVDEVSGLEVLRVLEGFGFTVQAQVGSHVNLRRISARGQKQVLTIPIHKELDTGTLRAIFRQASQFIPEERNSGLIFIPSEQGRHAEFKARSSWKMHRGIC